A genome region from Solanum pennellii chromosome 12, SPENNV200 includes the following:
- the LOC107005385 gene encoding 2-phytyl-1,4-beta-naphthoquinone methyltransferase, chloroplastic isoform X3, translating to MEKNGCFLERAVGLDFSNEQLLIASTRQKLRSKTCYKNIKWMEGNALDLPFPDSSFDAVTIGYGLRNVVDRHRAMTEICRVLKPGSTLSVLDFNKSINPLSTTVQELMIDNIVVPVASGYGLENEYKYLKSSIKDFLTGNELEKLALEVGFSTAEHFEIGFGFMGNLVAIR from the exons ATGGAAAAGAATGGCTGTTTCCTGGAGCGG GCAGTCGGTCTTGATTTCTCAAATGAACAATTATTAATCGCTTCGACTCGGCAGAAATTACGTTCAAAGACATGTTACAAGAACATCAA gTGGATGGAGGGCAATGCACTTGATTTACCTTTTCCTGACTCCTCCTTTGATGCTGTTACTATTGGCTATGGGTTACGCAATGTGGTAGATAGACATAGAGCTATGACAGAGATATGTCGAGTTTTGAAACCAGGCTCAACATTATCTGTTCTTGACTTCAATAAGAGTATCAACCCCTTGAGCACCACAGTTCAG GAATTGATGATCGACAATATAGTTGTTCCTGTAGCGAGTGGTTATGGCCTAGAAAATGAGTACAAATACTTGAAAAGCTCTATCAAGGACTTTCTGACAG GAAACGAGTTAGAGAAGCTGGCTCTTGAAGTAGGATTTTCCACTGCCGAACATTTTGAGATAGGATTTGGATTTATGGGAAATTTGGTAGCCATTCGATAG
- the LOC107007076 gene encoding uncharacterized protein LOC107007076, with product MKGYAIPSKMPWHLTDDVYVPVNSNGEFHWVLAVVALKERCIKVYDSMFSNRSNRKLFSEIQKMATMLPKYLELSGFYEQNERTNWSVLKCYQGKNKSHPFEVSHVTGIAQQEISSLDCEIFVAAYAEYLSDGLQVPSCGINVDTLRLRYASRLWNYGIVKA from the exons ATGAAAGGGTATGCTATACCTTCTAAAATGCCTTGGCACTTGACGGATGATGTTTATGTCCCTGTAAATAGTAATGGGGAATTTCATTGGGTCTTGGCAGTCGTTGCATTGAAGGAACGGTGCATAAAAGTGTATGATTCCATGTTCTCAAATAGGTCTAATAGAAAACTATTCTCCGAGATTCAAAAGATGGCTACAATGTTGCCAAAGTACCTTGAGTTGAGTGGATTTTATGAGCAAAATGAGCGAACCAACTGGTCAGTTCTTAAATGTTATCAAGGAAAGAACAAATCTCACCCATTTGAAGTCAGTCATGTTACTGGTATTGCCCAACAAGAAATCAGTAGTCT AGATTGTGAAATTTTTGTTGCTGCATACGCTGAGTATTTGAGTGATGGATTACAAGTACCATCATGTGGAATTAATGTTGACACCCTTCGCTTGAGATATGCTTCACGCTTATGGAATTATGGGATTGTAAAGGCTTGA
- the LOC107005385 gene encoding 2-phytyl-1,4-beta-naphthoquinone methyltransferase, chloroplastic isoform X2 — protein MASLHVPLSSLPRPSFRPTGKLLIRCSADRQALFNRIAPVYDNLNDLLSLGQHRIWKRMAVSWSGAKEGDDVLDICCGSGDLTFLLSEKVGPHGKAVGLDFSNEQLLIASTRQKLRSKTCYKNIKWMEGNALDLPFPDSSFDAVTIGYGLRNVVDRHRAMTEICRVLKPGSTLSVLDFNKSINPLSTTVQELMIDNIVVPVASGYGLENEYKYLKSSIKDFLTGNELEKLALEVGFSTAEHFEIGFGFMGNLVAIR, from the exons ATGGCTTCCCTTCACGTTCCTCTTTCTTCACTTCCCCGTCCCAGTTTCCGGCCAACAGGCAAGTTGTTAATCCGATGTTCCGCCGACCGGCAAGCCCTGTTTAACCGCATTGCCCCTGTTTATGATAAT TTGAATGATCTTCTCAGTTTGGGCCAACACCGCATATGGAAAAGAATGGCTGTTTCCTGGAGCGG AGCTAAAGAAGGGGACGATGTACTAGATATCTGTTGTGGAAGTGGGGATTTGACGTTCCTTCTGTCTGAAAAAGTTGGACCCCATGGCAAG GCAGTCGGTCTTGATTTCTCAAATGAACAATTATTAATCGCTTCGACTCGGCAGAAATTACGTTCAAAGACATGTTACAAGAACATCAA gTGGATGGAGGGCAATGCACTTGATTTACCTTTTCCTGACTCCTCCTTTGATGCTGTTACTATTGGCTATGGGTTACGCAATGTGGTAGATAGACATAGAGCTATGACAGAGATATGTCGAGTTTTGAAACCAGGCTCAACATTATCTGTTCTTGACTTCAATAAGAGTATCAACCCCTTGAGCACCACAGTTCAG GAATTGATGATCGACAATATAGTTGTTCCTGTAGCGAGTGGTTATGGCCTAGAAAATGAGTACAAATACTTGAAAAGCTCTATCAAGGACTTTCTGACAG GAAACGAGTTAGAGAAGCTGGCTCTTGAAGTAGGATTTTCCACTGCCGAACATTTTGAGATAGGATTTGGATTTATGGGAAATTTGGTAGCCATTCGATAG
- the LOC107005385 gene encoding 2-phytyl-1,4-beta-naphthoquinone methyltransferase, chloroplastic isoform X4 gives MAVGLDFSNEQLLIASTRQKLRSKTCYKNIKWMEGNALDLPFPDSSFDAVTIGYGLRNVVDRHRAMTEICRVLKPGSTLSVLDFNKSINPLSTTVQELMIDNIVVPVASGYGLENEYKYLKSSIKDFLTGNELEKLALEVGFSTAEHFEIGFGFMGNLVAIR, from the exons ATG GCAGTCGGTCTTGATTTCTCAAATGAACAATTATTAATCGCTTCGACTCGGCAGAAATTACGTTCAAAGACATGTTACAAGAACATCAA gTGGATGGAGGGCAATGCACTTGATTTACCTTTTCCTGACTCCTCCTTTGATGCTGTTACTATTGGCTATGGGTTACGCAATGTGGTAGATAGACATAGAGCTATGACAGAGATATGTCGAGTTTTGAAACCAGGCTCAACATTATCTGTTCTTGACTTCAATAAGAGTATCAACCCCTTGAGCACCACAGTTCAG GAATTGATGATCGACAATATAGTTGTTCCTGTAGCGAGTGGTTATGGCCTAGAAAATGAGTACAAATACTTGAAAAGCTCTATCAAGGACTTTCTGACAG GAAACGAGTTAGAGAAGCTGGCTCTTGAAGTAGGATTTTCCACTGCCGAACATTTTGAGATAGGATTTGGATTTATGGGAAATTTGGTAGCCATTCGATAG
- the LOC107005385 gene encoding 2-phytyl-1,4-beta-naphthoquinone methyltransferase, chloroplastic isoform X1, which produces MASLHVPLSSLPRPSFRPTGKLLIRCSADRQALFNRIAPVYDNLNDLLSLGQHRIWKRMAVSWSGAKEGDDVLDICCGSGDLTFLLSEKVGPHVSIHGITSSSSSQVLWSSVQAVGLDFSNEQLLIASTRQKLRSKTCYKNIKWMEGNALDLPFPDSSFDAVTIGYGLRNVVDRHRAMTEICRVLKPGSTLSVLDFNKSINPLSTTVQELMIDNIVVPVASGYGLENEYKYLKSSIKDFLTGNELEKLALEVGFSTAEHFEIGFGFMGNLVAIR; this is translated from the exons ATGGCTTCCCTTCACGTTCCTCTTTCTTCACTTCCCCGTCCCAGTTTCCGGCCAACAGGCAAGTTGTTAATCCGATGTTCCGCCGACCGGCAAGCCCTGTTTAACCGCATTGCCCCTGTTTATGATAAT TTGAATGATCTTCTCAGTTTGGGCCAACACCGCATATGGAAAAGAATGGCTGTTTCCTGGAGCGG AGCTAAAGAAGGGGACGATGTACTAGATATCTGTTGTGGAAGTGGGGATTTGACGTTCCTTCTGTCTGAAAAAGTTGGACCCCATG TGAGCATTCATGGAATAACATCATCTAGCAGTTCACAAGTTCTCTGGAGTAGTGTTCAG GCAGTCGGTCTTGATTTCTCAAATGAACAATTATTAATCGCTTCGACTCGGCAGAAATTACGTTCAAAGACATGTTACAAGAACATCAA gTGGATGGAGGGCAATGCACTTGATTTACCTTTTCCTGACTCCTCCTTTGATGCTGTTACTATTGGCTATGGGTTACGCAATGTGGTAGATAGACATAGAGCTATGACAGAGATATGTCGAGTTTTGAAACCAGGCTCAACATTATCTGTTCTTGACTTCAATAAGAGTATCAACCCCTTGAGCACCACAGTTCAG GAATTGATGATCGACAATATAGTTGTTCCTGTAGCGAGTGGTTATGGCCTAGAAAATGAGTACAAATACTTGAAAAGCTCTATCAAGGACTTTCTGACAG GAAACGAGTTAGAGAAGCTGGCTCTTGAAGTAGGATTTTCCACTGCCGAACATTTTGAGATAGGATTTGGATTTATGGGAAATTTGGTAGCCATTCGATAG